A section of the Vibrio vulnificus CMCP6 genome encodes:
- a CDS encoding MATE family efflux transporter: MLDKHGLLSAPIAETLRKMTVPMIFGMVAILMFNLVDTFFISLLGTEALAAISYTFPVTFAVNCITMGIGVGLSTSIGRLLGQGEAHQAARFTTHGLLLAVVLVALASTLGFFTVTPLFTLLGAKEELIPLIGQYMHVWYLTIPLLVIPMAGNSAIRATGDTKTPAKIMMLAGLINGVLDPLLIFGIGPFPELGIQGAAIASALSWLGALIGSFYVLIQRERLLGLPQWQRLKEDWQQILKVGTPAALSNAMNPLSGAILMMMLSSHGTAAVAAYGAAQRIESILILVLMALTSALTPFMAQNFGAKNPQRAFQGLFVSMRFSVLFQGLVFLMMVPLSIPLAALFSQEQAVRDLLWHYLLVVPISYGFLGIVMMLVSGLNAMHQPLNAFRWSVIRLFVFTLPAAYLGSWLYDIEGLFIGIAVGNILVGLCSYLYALKQRKQQLATLVP; this comes from the coding sequence ATGCTTGATAAACATGGCTTGCTGAGCGCGCCCATCGCGGAAACGCTACGAAAAATGACCGTCCCCATGATATTTGGCATGGTGGCGATCCTGATGTTTAACTTGGTCGACACCTTTTTCATCTCACTACTTGGCACCGAAGCACTGGCGGCGATCAGCTATACCTTCCCCGTCACCTTCGCCGTTAACTGCATTACGATGGGCATCGGGGTCGGACTATCGACCAGCATCGGTCGTCTATTAGGTCAAGGAGAAGCGCATCAAGCCGCACGTTTTACTACCCATGGCTTGCTATTGGCGGTTGTGCTGGTTGCGCTCGCTTCCACACTCGGCTTCTTTACTGTCACCCCCTTATTTACCTTGCTTGGTGCGAAAGAGGAACTGATTCCCCTCATCGGCCAATACATGCATGTCTGGTACCTCACCATCCCATTACTGGTGATTCCGATGGCAGGAAACAGTGCCATTCGTGCCACCGGAGATACTAAGACCCCAGCCAAAATCATGATGCTCGCTGGGCTTATCAACGGCGTGCTCGACCCGCTGCTGATTTTTGGTATCGGCCCATTTCCTGAGCTCGGTATTCAAGGCGCAGCGATTGCGAGTGCGTTGAGTTGGCTCGGTGCGCTGATTGGCTCTTTCTACGTTTTGATTCAGCGTGAGCGGCTGCTCGGCCTGCCACAATGGCAACGCTTAAAAGAGGATTGGCAGCAGATTCTCAAGGTCGGCACTCCGGCTGCGCTTTCCAACGCAATGAACCCTCTCTCTGGCGCCATTTTAATGATGATGCTGTCCAGCCACGGCACCGCTGCTGTTGCCGCTTATGGGGCGGCACAACGCATTGAATCGATTTTGATTTTGGTCCTCATGGCACTCACCTCTGCTCTGACGCCTTTTATGGCGCAAAACTTTGGCGCGAAAAACCCACAACGAGCGTTCCAAGGATTGTTCGTCAGCATGCGCTTTTCGGTGCTGTTTCAAGGTTTGGTGTTTTTGATGATGGTGCCGCTCAGTATTCCGCTCGCCGCTCTATTCTCACAAGAGCAAGCGGTAAGAGATTTGCTTTGGCATTACCTGCTGGTGGTACCGATCAGCTACGGTTTTTTAGGCATTGTGATGATGCTGGTCAGCGGTTTAAATGCCATGCACCAACCACTCAACGCCTTCCGCTGGAGCGTAATTCGGCTGTTTGTGTTTACCCTGCCAGCGGCATACCTAGGCAGTTGGCTCTACGACATTGAAGGGCTGTTTATTGGCATTGCGGTGGGCAACATTTTGGTCGGGTTGTGCAGCTATCTTTACGCCCTTAAGCAACGCAAACAGCAATTGGCCACATTAGTGCCTTAG